GCAATTCCCCATAAGAAAAGTGCCCTATTTTTTAAAATAGAAAAGAACAATCCCGGCGGAAGTATGAAAGACAGAATGGCTCGCAATATGGTCATAGCTGGCCTTAAGTCTGGAAAAATTAAACCTAAAAGCACCATCGTAGAATCATCATCAGGCAATACTGGAATAGGCCTTGCACTTGCTGCCATCGAGTTTGGTTTGCATTTTATTGCTGTTGTTGATCATCACGCCTCCCCTGACAAAATCGCAATAATGAAAGCATTAGGTGCTGAAATCCGTTATGTCACAGGCAACTATCAGGAAAATGAAGTGGCTGTTGTCGAACGCCAACGCCTAGCGAATGAACTCGCATCTCAGCTCCCCAATGCAACATTTATGAATCAATCTGACAATGCAGCAAATTCAGGTGGTTATGCTGCATTAGTTTGTGAACTGATAGAACAAATTGGCAGAATTGATGCTTATGTAGGCTGCGTTGGTACCGGTGGTTCAATAACAGGTGTATCCCAAGGATTAAAGTCACATAATCCACAAACTATCACAGTTGCTGTTGAACCAGAGGGATCCATTGTTTTTGGGCATCAAGGAAAACCTTATTATCAATCAGGAACAGGAACCCCTGAAGGGGATGTCGTTGGGTTAGTACTAGACTACAGCTGTATTGACCATAATGCACAAGTTTCAGATATTCAAGCATTTGAAACGGCACGATATCTTGCTAGCCAATATGGTTTGTTAGTCGGAGGCTCAACTGGCGGAATTGTTTATAAAGCTTTAGAGTTCATTAATAACGATACTATTCACGGTAATATTGTTGTCATCGTTGCCGATGGCGGTGAAAAATACCTTAACACCGTATTCAATGAGCAGTGGCTCAGCGCTCGAAATCTGATCTCACCTGATATATCTCACCAGCTTAATTATTGGCTCACTAATACGATTTCATTAGAGAAAGCTAGCTAAGGGGGAAGTGATGTCCAAAGACAAACATCTTAATATAGTGATTTGTGGTGGAGGTCAAACAGGCCACCTTGCTGTAGCTTTGTTTAGTCAATATCCTAATATAAAAGCATCACTACTCACCCAAAATACCACAACAGTTGAACGCCACCAGCAACAAAATAATATCCTGTCCGTTCATTACAATAATGGCGAGATAAAAAACTATCCTGTAGAGCTAATAACCCATTCACCACAACAGGTGATACCTGAAGCCGACATTATTATTCTTACTGTTCCTTCTCACCGCCAAACAAACTGGTTACGTTTTATCTCTCCTTATTTATCTTCTGATAAAACTGTTTTTATTGGGGCTATTCCTGGGATCAATGGCTTTGACTGGCTTGCTGAACAGTTTTTTAAAGATAATCCTAATATCGTGATTTGGGGAATGAAAGATGTCCCTCATATTGCATGGGGGTTAGAGCCTGGGGTCAAAATCTGTTTCGGTGGTGAAAAATCGGCATTATTTATTGCTTTTCATCATCGAGAAAATCAAACCAATAAGAAGCGACTTCATGAATGGTTATCAAGGCTATATTCAGCTCCTATTAGTATTCTCGATAATTATTTAGAAATTACGCTAACACCAGCAAACCCCATCATGCATAGCTCAGTGATCTATGGGCTAATCGGCCCATACGCTCAATGGCATAATAGCTATTTTGAATCGCCTATCTGCTGGTGGAATGATTGCACTGAACTTAGTGCCTATTATTTACAGCGTTGCGATGAAGAACGACTCGCTATTTGCCGACATTTAGTCAATTGCGCAGGTATTTCTTTAGCTACAGTAAAATCCTTAATTGATGAATTACGCGAAGTCTATCCCAACCAAATTGGTGACACAAAAACACTTTGGTCGATCCTGCGTACCAATGAAGCCTATCATGGGATCCAATTACCATTAATAAAGTGTGAGCAAAATGGTTGGGCTTTTAATAAACAACATCGAGTATTTCAAGAAGATATTGCTTATGGGCTAAGTTTACTGGTTCGTATAGGTGAGCATCTCAATATTCCGCTCCCTTATACAAATGAAATATATAACTGGTGTATGAGCTATCTAGGGCTAGATCCTAGCATTCCTCATCCAGCCTTCAGTAAACTAAATCTATCCCAATATCAGGTGAACAAACAGTGAATTTACTGAAAAGCCATCTGATTATCGGGTTCTTATTTGGTATCCAACTTATTTCAATGGGAGCGATGGAAATGAGTGGGCCTTTTTGGCCTATTCATTTACAAAATAATAGCTCAGATTGGCTATTGTCTTTTGCTTTGACGATGGTTTATGTCGCGCCAATGGCTGGGATCATGTTAACCAGTACATTTTGGGGGCGAATGGGTGATCGAATGGGTAATAAAGCAATGATGATCCGTGCATTGCTTGGCTTAGCAATTACCCAAATTTTATTATCATTTTGTAACGACCCTTGGCTAATTTTATTATTGAGAACTGTGCAAGGAGCTTGCGCAGGGTATATTGCTCCGGCTCAAGCTTATGGCGTTTCAGTCACCGAGCCTAAAAAGCGAACACAACTTTTTGCCTTCCTGCAAGTCTCTACAAATATCGGATCTTTACTGGGAGCACTGTGTGGTGGGTTAATCTTAGATTATCTCAATTTCTTTTGGATCAATATGATTGCAGGGCTACTCTGCGCTGTTTGTGCTGTCACTGTATTTGTTTTTTTACCTTCAGATAAAAAAACAAATACAGTGATGCAGGCAAAAAAATCATCTAACAACTCAAAAAAATACCGCCCTCAACAAATAGTGAAACATCTTATATTGTTAATGGGGCTTTTATTAATGAGTCGAATGATCACTCTCCCCAGTTTTTCATTATACCTTAATCATACCTACTCAATAGATTATTGGGTTATTGGATTGATTTATGGTCTACAAGCTATGGGGGTTATTCTCTCAGCCCAACGATGGGCTAAATGGTTCGAATTTCAATCCATAACTGTATCATTGATTCGTTTAAAATGGATTACCTTTGCCTGCATCATTGTTGTTATTGGTCTAGCAATAACCCCTATAATCTGGGGATTCGCCTTACTGTATTTGCTTTGGGGGATTTTACTTGGTGCAACAACACCAATACTCACTGCATTAATCTCTTCTGCTACATCTTCTGAATATCAAGGCTATGTACTTGGTTTATCACAAAGTATCAATCAATTCGCCTCTATAGGAGGAATTGCCTTAGGAAGCATATTTATTCTATTTCCTGGAATAGATTGGCTTTTTTATTATGTTTCAATTAGTTATATCGCATCCTTAATTGCAATCATTTTACTGATAAAACATTCTCATAAATAAGGGACAATATGAAAGGAAAACATAAGCTATCTAGCAAAATAATCTCTCTGTTATTGTTTACTTTTACCTTGCTATTCTCTACGGCCACGTCAGCAAAGCCTATTGTTGTTACTGATATTTTAAATAGAAGAGTTACTGTCAACGTTCCAGTAAATAAAGTCATTTTAGGCGAAGGCCGCATGCTTTATCTTGTTGCCATGCTAGATAAAGAGAATCCTGCAAAACGGATTGTTGCAATGGGGAACGACCTGCAAACTTCTGATCCTGCAACATGGCGTCAATATAGTCAGCATTTTCCTCAACTCAAAAATATCCCAACATTCAGTGGGACAGAAAAACGCTCTTTGAACATAGAACATGCGTTAGCTTTGCAACCAGATGTCATCATTATGAATATCGAAGCAAAAACTGCAATTGAAGAACAAGGGCACGATAAGGCATTACAGAAAGCAGGTATTCCGGTTATCTATGTTGATTTTCGCTATAACCCATCAAACAATACGCCACTTACCATGCGCTTATTTGGTGCTTTATGGGGTGAAGAAAAAATCGCAGAGCAATTTATTGAATTTAGAGAACAGCAATTAAAGCGAGTTAGTGATGTACTCGCAAAGAACACCCCAAAGAAACCCAGAGTTTTTATTGAACGCATTGGCGGTTATACCGATGAATGTTGCCTTACTTTTGGTGATGGTAATTTTGGCCGCTTTGTTTCGCTTGCTGGCGGTGACAATATTGGTGCAAAAAATGCCCCTAACACATTCTACATGATGAACCCTGAACAAGTACTTGTCGCAGATCCAGATAAAATTGTTATTACCAGTGCTAATTTTTCAAAGTTTATGCCTGAAGGAGATTGGATTGGCTTAGGCCCCAATGAAGACCTCAATGCAGCCAAAATAAAATTAGAGAAATACTTAAAAAAACCGGCTTATACCGGCAGTAATGCAGTTAAAAACCAACAGTTTTATGCTATTTGGCATCAATTTTATAATAGCCCTTACGATTTTATTGCCATACAGCAGCTCGCACACTGGATCCATCCAGAGATATTTGCTGATTTAAATGCAGATGACACTTTTAAAATATTCTATGAAAAATTTTTATCTATTCCTTATGAACCTGGATACTTTGTAAGCTTAGAGAATAAGTAGCTTTTTTTAAGGAGGGTGATGTTATGGCTAGCAATACCTACCATATTGAATTAAAACCAATACAATTTCTTTGCTCATCAGAAGAAACAGATGAACGGCATATTGATTATCTGAGTCACAAAATTGCCTGTGACGGGACTTGGACAACACCAATTCCATGTGAAATACACACAGGTATTATTATGGATGGCAACCATCGCTACCAAGTCGCTAAACAACTAAATTTGTCGCTATTACCTTGTATATTACTGAGTTACCAAGATAACCGAGTCAAAGTTAACTACCAAAACTCTGATAAACCTTATGATATACAAAAAATTTTTGAAGCCATTTTATATCAAAACAAGCTATTGCCTTATAAAACAACAAAACATCATTTTTCGCCATTCTTACCGACAATTAATGTAAATTTAGACCTACTAAAAAGGCTGTAAATATAAATAAATCCGATTATGCGCTCAGCTGCATAATCGGATTTGGTTTATTCATATTATTTAAGAAGTTACTCAACCGTTACCGATTTAGCCAAATTACGTGGTTGGTCAACATCAGTACCTTTAATCAATGCAACATGGTAAGACAACAACTGTAGAGGCACTGTATAGAAAATTGGGGCAATCAGTTCTTCAACATGAGGTAGAGGAATAATTTTCATATTTTCACTCTCCTCAAAACCAGCATCTTGATCAGCAAATACGTATAGTAAGCCACCACGAGCGCGAACCTCTTCAATGTTAGATTTTAATTTTTCTAACAGTTCGTTGTTTGGCGCGATTATAATGACTGGCATATCCGCATCAATTAACGCTAGAGGGCCATGCTTCAATTCACCTGCCGCATACGCTTCAGCGTGAATATAAGAGATCTCTTTAAGTTTCAGCGCACCCTCAACCGCAATTGGGTATTGCTCACCACGACCAAGGAACAAAGCATGGTTTTTATCAGAAAAATCTTCCGCCAGCGCTTCAATCACTTTATCGTGAGATAACATACTTTCGATACGTGCAGGTAATGCATGCAGAGCATTAGCAATATCTTGCTCTAATGCAGGATCACCGCCTTTAATGCGTCCCATATATGCCACTAGCATCAGCAACACAGTTAACTGTGTAGTAAACGCTTTAGTTGAAGCAACACCAATCTCTGCACCTGCTTTAGTCATGAGTGCAAAGTCTGATTCACGAACCAATGAAGAACCTGATACGTTACACACCGCAAGAGACGTCAAATAACCTAATTCTTTAGATAAACGTAATGCCGCCAATGTATCAGCTGTTTCACCTGATTGTGAAAGTGTGATCATCAAGCTACCTTTACGATGGGCAGGTTTACGGTAGCGATATTCAGAAGCGATTTCCACATCACAAGGGATACCAGCTAGAGATTCAAACCAGTAACGAGCAACCATTCCAGCGTTGTAAGAGGTACCACAAGCAACAATTTGAATATGCTCAACTTGCGATAAAATTTCAGCTGCTTTAGGGCCTAATTCACTGAGATCGATACCATTACTTTGACTAAAACGCCCTTCTAGGGTGTTTTTAATTGCCATTGGTTGTTCATAGATCTCTTTTTGCATATAGTGACGGTAAACACCTTTATCACCTGCATCGTATTGAACGTTTGATTCAATTTGCTCACGTTCAACCGCTTCCCCTTGCTGATCAAATACACGTACTGTACGGCGTGTAACTTCAGCAACATCCCCTTCTTCAAGGTAAATAAAACGGCGAGTAACTGGCAATAAAGCAAGCTGATCTGATGCTAGGAAGTTTTCACCAACACCCAGACCTATCACTAATGGGCTTCCCGAACGGGCCGCCACTAATAATTCAGGAGTACGGCTATCCATGATCACGGTGCCGTAAGCACCACGTAATTGAGGAATAACACGCTGAACCACTTCAACTAAAGAGCCACCTTTTTGCTGCTCATGATGAACAAGGTGAGCAATCACTTCAGTATCTGTTTCAGAGCTAAACACATAACCAAGTTGTTTTAACTCATCCTTCAGTTCTAAGTAGTTTTCAATAATGCCGTTATGAACAACAGCAATATAACCAGAAGTATGAGGATGAGCATTGCGTTCGCTTGGAACACCATGTGTAGCCCAACGAGTATGCGCGATCCCGGTTCCGCCTGATACTGGATTTTTTTCTGCTTCTTCCGCCAGCATTTGAACTTTACCAACTTCACGCAAACGTTGAAGATGGCCTTCATGGTCAACTACAGCCATACCCGCAGAGTCATAACCACGATACTCAAGGCGACGAAGGCCTTCTATTAGAATTTCTGCGATATCACGTTGTGCGACAGCACCTACAATTCCAC
This portion of the Providencia manganoxydans genome encodes:
- a CDS encoding PLP-dependent cysteine synthase family protein: MIYSKITDLIGNTPILRIAIPHKKSALFFKIEKNNPGGSMKDRMARNMVIAGLKSGKIKPKSTIVESSSGNTGIGLALAAIEFGLHFIAVVDHHASPDKIAIMKALGAEIRYVTGNYQENEVAVVERQRLANELASQLPNATFMNQSDNAANSGGYAALVCELIEQIGRIDAYVGCVGTGGSITGVSQGLKSHNPQTITVAVEPEGSIVFGHQGKPYYQSGTGTPEGDVVGLVLDYSCIDHNAQVSDIQAFETARYLASQYGLLVGGSTGGIVYKALEFINNDTIHGNIVVIVADGGEKYLNTVFNEQWLSARNLISPDISHQLNYWLTNTISLEKAS
- a CDS encoding NAD/NADP octopine/nopaline dehydrogenase family protein, encoding MSKDKHLNIVICGGGQTGHLAVALFSQYPNIKASLLTQNTTTVERHQQQNNILSVHYNNGEIKNYPVELITHSPQQVIPEADIIILTVPSHRQTNWLRFISPYLSSDKTVFIGAIPGINGFDWLAEQFFKDNPNIVIWGMKDVPHIAWGLEPGVKICFGGEKSALFIAFHHRENQTNKKRLHEWLSRLYSAPISILDNYLEITLTPANPIMHSSVIYGLIGPYAQWHNSYFESPICWWNDCTELSAYYLQRCDEERLAICRHLVNCAGISLATVKSLIDELREVYPNQIGDTKTLWSILRTNEAYHGIQLPLIKCEQNGWAFNKQHRVFQEDIAYGLSLLVRIGEHLNIPLPYTNEIYNWCMSYLGLDPSIPHPAFSKLNLSQYQVNKQ
- a CDS encoding MFS transporter, with protein sequence MNLLKSHLIIGFLFGIQLISMGAMEMSGPFWPIHLQNNSSDWLLSFALTMVYVAPMAGIMLTSTFWGRMGDRMGNKAMMIRALLGLAITQILLSFCNDPWLILLLRTVQGACAGYIAPAQAYGVSVTEPKKRTQLFAFLQVSTNIGSLLGALCGGLILDYLNFFWINMIAGLLCAVCAVTVFVFLPSDKKTNTVMQAKKSSNNSKKYRPQQIVKHLILLMGLLLMSRMITLPSFSLYLNHTYSIDYWVIGLIYGLQAMGVILSAQRWAKWFEFQSITVSLIRLKWITFACIIVVIGLAITPIIWGFALLYLLWGILLGATTPILTALISSATSSEYQGYVLGLSQSINQFASIGGIALGSIFILFPGIDWLFYYVSISYIASLIAIILLIKHSHK
- a CDS encoding ABC transporter substrate-binding protein, which produces MKGKHKLSSKIISLLLFTFTLLFSTATSAKPIVVTDILNRRVTVNVPVNKVILGEGRMLYLVAMLDKENPAKRIVAMGNDLQTSDPATWRQYSQHFPQLKNIPTFSGTEKRSLNIEHALALQPDVIIMNIEAKTAIEEQGHDKALQKAGIPVIYVDFRYNPSNNTPLTMRLFGALWGEEKIAEQFIEFREQQLKRVSDVLAKNTPKKPRVFIERIGGYTDECCLTFGDGNFGRFVSLAGGDNIGAKNAPNTFYMMNPEQVLVADPDKIVITSANFSKFMPEGDWIGLGPNEDLNAAKIKLEKYLKKPAYTGSNAVKNQQFYAIWHQFYNSPYDFIAIQQLAHWIHPEIFADLNADDTFKIFYEKFLSIPYEPGYFVSLENK
- the glmS gene encoding glutamine--fructose-6-phosphate transaminase (isomerizing); translation: MCGIVGAVAQRDIAEILIEGLRRLEYRGYDSAGMAVVDHEGHLQRLREVGKVQMLAEEAEKNPVSGGTGIAHTRWATHGVPSERNAHPHTSGYIAVVHNGIIENYLELKDELKQLGYVFSSETDTEVIAHLVHHEQQKGGSLVEVVQRVIPQLRGAYGTVIMDSRTPELLVAARSGSPLVIGLGVGENFLASDQLALLPVTRRFIYLEEGDVAEVTRRTVRVFDQQGEAVEREQIESNVQYDAGDKGVYRHYMQKEIYEQPMAIKNTLEGRFSQSNGIDLSELGPKAAEILSQVEHIQIVACGTSYNAGMVARYWFESLAGIPCDVEIASEYRYRKPAHRKGSLMITLSQSGETADTLAALRLSKELGYLTSLAVCNVSGSSLVRESDFALMTKAGAEIGVASTKAFTTQLTVLLMLVAYMGRIKGGDPALEQDIANALHALPARIESMLSHDKVIEALAEDFSDKNHALFLGRGEQYPIAVEGALKLKEISYIHAEAYAAGELKHGPLALIDADMPVIIIAPNNELLEKLKSNIEEVRARGGLLYVFADQDAGFEESENMKIIPLPHVEELIAPIFYTVPLQLLSYHVALIKGTDVDQPRNLAKSVTVE